A window from Hemicordylus capensis ecotype Gifberg chromosome 2, rHemCap1.1.pri, whole genome shotgun sequence encodes these proteins:
- the LOC128342616 gene encoding zinc finger protein with KRAB and SCAN domains 8-like isoform X4: MAAEQATKSESGLPLTLGQPRGKIEDGDEPGGKGGRELEGARKAPHVLQAGSIGEFLQRIPEENLKQEPGESSPQQWEAQWQEFLKRVESPHSGWRVSQLPEEPTPWNDAKAFLASFEQVAKACQWPKEEWVARLLPALSGEAELAFSRLEAGDREDYGKVKETILRGDTISREKKRQHFRGFCYQEAEGPRRTYNQLWELCCGWLRVEKDTKEQILELLVLEQFLTILPPEIQSWVKERGPETCSQAVGLAEDFLQIQQMAAELQDQQALAAAATPLLEVKQAVSGAEKRRLCGEAKQEADTGDPVFLDHRSARPCCAENYEQDGSGLEEMFGNSPGRSQESVSFPDDEWERESEEAPSKVLAEEAELPQMDAENNRELQRKEGNFPTKKWKKKLVPSQGSELHGVPVQQKICRAKGRDKHLARGKSHKSVFKAHQRVHVAEKPYTCLECGKSFSRSSGLTTHRRIHTGEKPYKCLECGENFRHRASLRVHQSTHTGEKPYKCLECGKSFTQSTNLISHQRIHTGEKPYTCLECGKSFSRNNILISHQVTHTGEKPYKCSECGKSFKWRTYLASHQRTHTGEKPHSCSDCSKSFSEKSALIQHQRVHTGEKPYKCFECGKSFSRNNILVSHQVTHTGEKPYKCSECGKSFKWRTYLTSHQRSHMEETT; the protein is encoded by the exons ATGGCTGCAGAACAGGCCACAAAGTCGGAATCTGGCCTCCCATTGACTCTAGGACAACCCAGGGGCAAAATTGAAGATGGAGATGAACCAGGCGGCAAAGGAGGGAGAGAACTGGAAGGAGCCAGAAAAGCTCCTCATGTCCTCCAGGCTGGGAGTATCGGCGAATTTCTCCAAAGGATACCAGAGGAGAATTTGAAACAGGAACCAGGTGAAAGTTCACCTCAGCAGTGGGAAGCCCAGTGGCAGGAGTTCCTGAAGAGAGTGGAATCCCCCCACTCAGGCTGGCGAGTCTCCCAGCTGCCAGAAGAGCCCACACCGTGGAATGATGCTAAGGCCTTTCTGGCCTCCTTCGAGCAAGTGGCCAAAGCCTGCCAGTGGCCCAAGGAAGAGTGGGTGGCCCGGCTCCTGCCAGCCCTCAGTGGAGAAGCTGAGCTGGCCTTCAGCAGACTCGAGGCCGGAGACAGAGAGGATTATGGGAAAGTGAAGGAAACCATCTTGAGAGGGGACACCATCAGCCGGGAGAAGAAGCGCCAGCATTTCAGAggcttctgctaccaggaggctgAGGGTCCAAGAAGGACTTACAACCAACTCTGGGAACTTTGTTGTGGGTGGCTGCGAGTCGAGAAAGACACCAAGGAGCAGATCTTGGAGCTGTtggtcctggagcagttcctgaccatcctgccaCCAGAGATCCAGAGCTGGGTCAAGGAACGTGGCCCAGAAACCTGTTCCCAGGCAGTAGGGCTGGCTGAAGATTTCCTGCAGATACAGCAAATGGCTGCCGAGCTACAGGACCAGCAG GCGCTGGCAGCAGCGGCCACCCCTCTCCTGGAGGTGAAGCAGGCTGTATCTGGTGCTGAGAAGAGGCGGCTGTGTGGGGAGGCCAAGCAGGAGGCTGACACTGGAGATCCTGTTTTTTTGG ATCACAGATCTGCAAGACCGTGCTGTGCAGAGAATTATGAACAGGATGGCTCTGGATTGGAAGAAATGTTTGGAAACTCACCTGGAAGATCCCAAGAGAGTGTTTCTTTCCCAG ATGATGAATGGGAGAGGGAAAGTGAGGAGGCACCCAGTAAGGTATTGGCAGAAGAGGCTGAGCTTCCGCAAATGGATGCAGAGAATAACCGTGAACTACAGAGGAAGGAGGGAAACTTCCcaacaaagaagtggaagaagAAGCTTGTTCCCTCTCAGGGAAGTGAGTTGCATGGTGTCCCAGTCCAACAAAAAATATGCAGAGCGAAGGGAAGGGATAAGCATCTTGCTCGTGGCAAAAGTCACAAATCAGTATTTAAGGCGCATCAGAGAGTTCATGTAGCtgagaagccatatacatgcttggagtgtggcaagagcttcagccggagctCAGGACTGACTACCCAccgaagaatccacacaggggagaaaccatataaatgcttggagtgtggtgAAAACTTCCGCCACAGGGCAAGCCTGAGGGTCCATCAAAGtactcacacaggagagaaaccgtataaatgtttggagtgcgGGAAGAGCTTTACTCAGAGCACAAACCTGATTTCACACCAGAGAATTCACACCGGGGAGAAGCCGTACacctgcttggagtgtgggaagagcttcagtcggaaCAACATCCTTATTTCACACCAAGTAActcacacgggagagaaaccatataaatgctcagagtgtggaaagagcttcaagtgGCGCACTTACCTGGcttcccatcaaagaacccacacaggggagaaaccacatagtTGCTCAGATTGTAGCAAAAGCTTTAGTGAAAAATCAGCACTTATTCAACACCAGAgagtccacacaggggagaaaccatataaatgcttcgagtgtggaaagagtttcagccgGAACAATATTCTTGTTTCACATCAAGTaactcacacaggggagaaaccatataaatgctcagagtgtggaaagagcttcaagtgGCGCACTTATCTTACTTCCCACCAAAGAAGCCATATGGAAGAAACTACATAG
- the LOC128342616 gene encoding zinc finger protein with KRAB and SCAN domains 8-like isoform X3, with protein MAAEQATKSESGLPLTLGQPRGKIEDGDEPGGKGGRELEGARKAPHVLQAGSIGEFLQRIPEENLKQEPGESSPQQWEAQWQEFLKRVESPHSGWRVSQLPEEPTPWNDAKAFLASFEQVAKACQWPKEEWVARLLPALSGEAELAFSRLEAGDREDYGKVKETILRGDTISREKKRQHFRGFCYQEAEGPRRTYNQLWELCCGWLRVEKDTKEQILELLVLEQFLTILPPEIQSWVKERGPETCSQAVGLAEDFLQIQQMAAELQDQQALAAAATPLLEVKQAVSGAEKRRLCGEAKQEADTGDPVFLDHRSARPCCAENYEQDGSGLEEMFGNSPGRSQESVSFPADDEWERESEEAPSKVLAEEAELPQMDAENNRELQRKEGNFPTKKWKKKLVPSQGSELHGVPVQQKICRAKGRDKHLARGKSHKSVFKAHQRVHVAEKPYTCLECGKSFSRSSGLTTHRRIHTGEKPYKCLECGENFRHRASLRVHQSTHTGEKPYKCLECGKSFTQSTNLISHQRIHTGEKPYTCLECGKSFSRNNILISHQVTHTGEKPYKCSECGKSFKWRTYLASHQRTHTGEKPHSCSDCSKSFSEKSALIQHQRVHTGEKPYKCFECGKSFSRNNILVSHQVTHTGEKPYKCSECGKSFKWRTYLTSHQRSHMEETT; from the exons ATGGCTGCAGAACAGGCCACAAAGTCGGAATCTGGCCTCCCATTGACTCTAGGACAACCCAGGGGCAAAATTGAAGATGGAGATGAACCAGGCGGCAAAGGAGGGAGAGAACTGGAAGGAGCCAGAAAAGCTCCTCATGTCCTCCAGGCTGGGAGTATCGGCGAATTTCTCCAAAGGATACCAGAGGAGAATTTGAAACAGGAACCAGGTGAAAGTTCACCTCAGCAGTGGGAAGCCCAGTGGCAGGAGTTCCTGAAGAGAGTGGAATCCCCCCACTCAGGCTGGCGAGTCTCCCAGCTGCCAGAAGAGCCCACACCGTGGAATGATGCTAAGGCCTTTCTGGCCTCCTTCGAGCAAGTGGCCAAAGCCTGCCAGTGGCCCAAGGAAGAGTGGGTGGCCCGGCTCCTGCCAGCCCTCAGTGGAGAAGCTGAGCTGGCCTTCAGCAGACTCGAGGCCGGAGACAGAGAGGATTATGGGAAAGTGAAGGAAACCATCTTGAGAGGGGACACCATCAGCCGGGAGAAGAAGCGCCAGCATTTCAGAggcttctgctaccaggaggctgAGGGTCCAAGAAGGACTTACAACCAACTCTGGGAACTTTGTTGTGGGTGGCTGCGAGTCGAGAAAGACACCAAGGAGCAGATCTTGGAGCTGTtggtcctggagcagttcctgaccatcctgccaCCAGAGATCCAGAGCTGGGTCAAGGAACGTGGCCCAGAAACCTGTTCCCAGGCAGTAGGGCTGGCTGAAGATTTCCTGCAGATACAGCAAATGGCTGCCGAGCTACAGGACCAGCAG GCGCTGGCAGCAGCGGCCACCCCTCTCCTGGAGGTGAAGCAGGCTGTATCTGGTGCTGAGAAGAGGCGGCTGTGTGGGGAGGCCAAGCAGGAGGCTGACACTGGAGATCCTGTTTTTTTGG ATCACAGATCTGCAAGACCGTGCTGTGCAGAGAATTATGAACAGGATGGCTCTGGATTGGAAGAAATGTTTGGAAACTCACCTGGAAGATCCCAAGAGAGTGTTTCTTTCCCAG CAGATGATGAATGGGAGAGGGAAAGTGAGGAGGCACCCAGTAAGGTATTGGCAGAAGAGGCTGAGCTTCCGCAAATGGATGCAGAGAATAACCGTGAACTACAGAGGAAGGAGGGAAACTTCCcaacaaagaagtggaagaagAAGCTTGTTCCCTCTCAGGGAAGTGAGTTGCATGGTGTCCCAGTCCAACAAAAAATATGCAGAGCGAAGGGAAGGGATAAGCATCTTGCTCGTGGCAAAAGTCACAAATCAGTATTTAAGGCGCATCAGAGAGTTCATGTAGCtgagaagccatatacatgcttggagtgtggcaagagcttcagccggagctCAGGACTGACTACCCAccgaagaatccacacaggggagaaaccatataaatgcttggagtgtggtgAAAACTTCCGCCACAGGGCAAGCCTGAGGGTCCATCAAAGtactcacacaggagagaaaccgtataaatgtttggagtgcgGGAAGAGCTTTACTCAGAGCACAAACCTGATTTCACACCAGAGAATTCACACCGGGGAGAAGCCGTACacctgcttggagtgtgggaagagcttcagtcggaaCAACATCCTTATTTCACACCAAGTAActcacacgggagagaaaccatataaatgctcagagtgtggaaagagcttcaagtgGCGCACTTACCTGGcttcccatcaaagaacccacacaggggagaaaccacatagtTGCTCAGATTGTAGCAAAAGCTTTAGTGAAAAATCAGCACTTATTCAACACCAGAgagtccacacaggggagaaaccatataaatgcttcgagtgtggaaagagtttcagccgGAACAATATTCTTGTTTCACATCAAGTaactcacacaggggagaaaccatataaatgctcagagtgtggaaagagcttcaagtgGCGCACTTATCTTACTTCCCACCAAAGAAGCCATATGGAAGAAACTACATAG
- the LOC128342616 gene encoding zinc finger protein with KRAB and SCAN domains 8-like isoform X2, which translates to MAAEQATKSESGLPLTLGQPRGKIEDGDEPGGKGGRELEGARKAPHVLQAGSIGEFLQRIPEENLKQEPGESSPQQWEAQWQEFLKRVESPHSGWRVSQLPEEPTPWNDAKAFLASFEQVAKACQWPKEEWVARLLPALSGEAELAFSRLEAGDREDYGKVKETILRGDTISREKKRQHFRGFCYQEAEGPRRTYNQLWELCCGWLRVEKDTKEQILELLVLEQFLTILPPEIQSWVKERGPETCSQAVGLAEDFLQIQQMAAELQDQQALAAAATPLLEVKQAVSGAEKRRLCGEAKQEADTGDPVFLGERDASCQDHRSARPCCAENYEQDGSGLEEMFGNSPGRSQESVSFPDDEWERESEEAPSKVLAEEAELPQMDAENNRELQRKEGNFPTKKWKKKLVPSQGSELHGVPVQQKICRAKGRDKHLARGKSHKSVFKAHQRVHVAEKPYTCLECGKSFSRSSGLTTHRRIHTGEKPYKCLECGENFRHRASLRVHQSTHTGEKPYKCLECGKSFTQSTNLISHQRIHTGEKPYTCLECGKSFSRNNILISHQVTHTGEKPYKCSECGKSFKWRTYLASHQRTHTGEKPHSCSDCSKSFSEKSALIQHQRVHTGEKPYKCFECGKSFSRNNILVSHQVTHTGEKPYKCSECGKSFKWRTYLTSHQRSHMEETT; encoded by the exons ATGGCTGCAGAACAGGCCACAAAGTCGGAATCTGGCCTCCCATTGACTCTAGGACAACCCAGGGGCAAAATTGAAGATGGAGATGAACCAGGCGGCAAAGGAGGGAGAGAACTGGAAGGAGCCAGAAAAGCTCCTCATGTCCTCCAGGCTGGGAGTATCGGCGAATTTCTCCAAAGGATACCAGAGGAGAATTTGAAACAGGAACCAGGTGAAAGTTCACCTCAGCAGTGGGAAGCCCAGTGGCAGGAGTTCCTGAAGAGAGTGGAATCCCCCCACTCAGGCTGGCGAGTCTCCCAGCTGCCAGAAGAGCCCACACCGTGGAATGATGCTAAGGCCTTTCTGGCCTCCTTCGAGCAAGTGGCCAAAGCCTGCCAGTGGCCCAAGGAAGAGTGGGTGGCCCGGCTCCTGCCAGCCCTCAGTGGAGAAGCTGAGCTGGCCTTCAGCAGACTCGAGGCCGGAGACAGAGAGGATTATGGGAAAGTGAAGGAAACCATCTTGAGAGGGGACACCATCAGCCGGGAGAAGAAGCGCCAGCATTTCAGAggcttctgctaccaggaggctgAGGGTCCAAGAAGGACTTACAACCAACTCTGGGAACTTTGTTGTGGGTGGCTGCGAGTCGAGAAAGACACCAAGGAGCAGATCTTGGAGCTGTtggtcctggagcagttcctgaccatcctgccaCCAGAGATCCAGAGCTGGGTCAAGGAACGTGGCCCAGAAACCTGTTCCCAGGCAGTAGGGCTGGCTGAAGATTTCCTGCAGATACAGCAAATGGCTGCCGAGCTACAGGACCAGCAG GCGCTGGCAGCAGCGGCCACCCCTCTCCTGGAGGTGAAGCAGGCTGTATCTGGTGCTGAGAAGAGGCGGCTGTGTGGGGAGGCCAAGCAGGAGGCTGACACTGGAGATCCTGTTTTTTTGGGTGAGCGAGATGCTAGCTGCCAGG ATCACAGATCTGCAAGACCGTGCTGTGCAGAGAATTATGAACAGGATGGCTCTGGATTGGAAGAAATGTTTGGAAACTCACCTGGAAGATCCCAAGAGAGTGTTTCTTTCCCAG ATGATGAATGGGAGAGGGAAAGTGAGGAGGCACCCAGTAAGGTATTGGCAGAAGAGGCTGAGCTTCCGCAAATGGATGCAGAGAATAACCGTGAACTACAGAGGAAGGAGGGAAACTTCCcaacaaagaagtggaagaagAAGCTTGTTCCCTCTCAGGGAAGTGAGTTGCATGGTGTCCCAGTCCAACAAAAAATATGCAGAGCGAAGGGAAGGGATAAGCATCTTGCTCGTGGCAAAAGTCACAAATCAGTATTTAAGGCGCATCAGAGAGTTCATGTAGCtgagaagccatatacatgcttggagtgtggcaagagcttcagccggagctCAGGACTGACTACCCAccgaagaatccacacaggggagaaaccatataaatgcttggagtgtggtgAAAACTTCCGCCACAGGGCAAGCCTGAGGGTCCATCAAAGtactcacacaggagagaaaccgtataaatgtttggagtgcgGGAAGAGCTTTACTCAGAGCACAAACCTGATTTCACACCAGAGAATTCACACCGGGGAGAAGCCGTACacctgcttggagtgtgggaagagcttcagtcggaaCAACATCCTTATTTCACACCAAGTAActcacacgggagagaaaccatataaatgctcagagtgtggaaagagcttcaagtgGCGCACTTACCTGGcttcccatcaaagaacccacacaggggagaaaccacatagtTGCTCAGATTGTAGCAAAAGCTTTAGTGAAAAATCAGCACTTATTCAACACCAGAgagtccacacaggggagaaaccatataaatgcttcgagtgtggaaagagtttcagccgGAACAATATTCTTGTTTCACATCAAGTaactcacacaggggagaaaccatataaatgctcagagtgtggaaagagcttcaagtgGCGCACTTATCTTACTTCCCACCAAAGAAGCCATATGGAAGAAACTACATAG
- the LOC128342616 gene encoding zinc finger protein with KRAB and SCAN domains 8-like isoform X1, translating into MAAEQATKSESGLPLTLGQPRGKIEDGDEPGGKGGRELEGARKAPHVLQAGSIGEFLQRIPEENLKQEPGESSPQQWEAQWQEFLKRVESPHSGWRVSQLPEEPTPWNDAKAFLASFEQVAKACQWPKEEWVARLLPALSGEAELAFSRLEAGDREDYGKVKETILRGDTISREKKRQHFRGFCYQEAEGPRRTYNQLWELCCGWLRVEKDTKEQILELLVLEQFLTILPPEIQSWVKERGPETCSQAVGLAEDFLQIQQMAAELQDQQALAAAATPLLEVKQAVSGAEKRRLCGEAKQEADTGDPVFLGERDASCQDHRSARPCCAENYEQDGSGLEEMFGNSPGRSQESVSFPADDEWERESEEAPSKVLAEEAELPQMDAENNRELQRKEGNFPTKKWKKKLVPSQGSELHGVPVQQKICRAKGRDKHLARGKSHKSVFKAHQRVHVAEKPYTCLECGKSFSRSSGLTTHRRIHTGEKPYKCLECGENFRHRASLRVHQSTHTGEKPYKCLECGKSFTQSTNLISHQRIHTGEKPYTCLECGKSFSRNNILISHQVTHTGEKPYKCSECGKSFKWRTYLASHQRTHTGEKPHSCSDCSKSFSEKSALIQHQRVHTGEKPYKCFECGKSFSRNNILVSHQVTHTGEKPYKCSECGKSFKWRTYLTSHQRSHMEETT; encoded by the exons ATGGCTGCAGAACAGGCCACAAAGTCGGAATCTGGCCTCCCATTGACTCTAGGACAACCCAGGGGCAAAATTGAAGATGGAGATGAACCAGGCGGCAAAGGAGGGAGAGAACTGGAAGGAGCCAGAAAAGCTCCTCATGTCCTCCAGGCTGGGAGTATCGGCGAATTTCTCCAAAGGATACCAGAGGAGAATTTGAAACAGGAACCAGGTGAAAGTTCACCTCAGCAGTGGGAAGCCCAGTGGCAGGAGTTCCTGAAGAGAGTGGAATCCCCCCACTCAGGCTGGCGAGTCTCCCAGCTGCCAGAAGAGCCCACACCGTGGAATGATGCTAAGGCCTTTCTGGCCTCCTTCGAGCAAGTGGCCAAAGCCTGCCAGTGGCCCAAGGAAGAGTGGGTGGCCCGGCTCCTGCCAGCCCTCAGTGGAGAAGCTGAGCTGGCCTTCAGCAGACTCGAGGCCGGAGACAGAGAGGATTATGGGAAAGTGAAGGAAACCATCTTGAGAGGGGACACCATCAGCCGGGAGAAGAAGCGCCAGCATTTCAGAggcttctgctaccaggaggctgAGGGTCCAAGAAGGACTTACAACCAACTCTGGGAACTTTGTTGTGGGTGGCTGCGAGTCGAGAAAGACACCAAGGAGCAGATCTTGGAGCTGTtggtcctggagcagttcctgaccatcctgccaCCAGAGATCCAGAGCTGGGTCAAGGAACGTGGCCCAGAAACCTGTTCCCAGGCAGTAGGGCTGGCTGAAGATTTCCTGCAGATACAGCAAATGGCTGCCGAGCTACAGGACCAGCAG GCGCTGGCAGCAGCGGCCACCCCTCTCCTGGAGGTGAAGCAGGCTGTATCTGGTGCTGAGAAGAGGCGGCTGTGTGGGGAGGCCAAGCAGGAGGCTGACACTGGAGATCCTGTTTTTTTGGGTGAGCGAGATGCTAGCTGCCAGG ATCACAGATCTGCAAGACCGTGCTGTGCAGAGAATTATGAACAGGATGGCTCTGGATTGGAAGAAATGTTTGGAAACTCACCTGGAAGATCCCAAGAGAGTGTTTCTTTCCCAG CAGATGATGAATGGGAGAGGGAAAGTGAGGAGGCACCCAGTAAGGTATTGGCAGAAGAGGCTGAGCTTCCGCAAATGGATGCAGAGAATAACCGTGAACTACAGAGGAAGGAGGGAAACTTCCcaacaaagaagtggaagaagAAGCTTGTTCCCTCTCAGGGAAGTGAGTTGCATGGTGTCCCAGTCCAACAAAAAATATGCAGAGCGAAGGGAAGGGATAAGCATCTTGCTCGTGGCAAAAGTCACAAATCAGTATTTAAGGCGCATCAGAGAGTTCATGTAGCtgagaagccatatacatgcttggagtgtggcaagagcttcagccggagctCAGGACTGACTACCCAccgaagaatccacacaggggagaaaccatataaatgcttggagtgtggtgAAAACTTCCGCCACAGGGCAAGCCTGAGGGTCCATCAAAGtactcacacaggagagaaaccgtataaatgtttggagtgcgGGAAGAGCTTTACTCAGAGCACAAACCTGATTTCACACCAGAGAATTCACACCGGGGAGAAGCCGTACacctgcttggagtgtgggaagagcttcagtcggaaCAACATCCTTATTTCACACCAAGTAActcacacgggagagaaaccatataaatgctcagagtgtggaaagagcttcaagtgGCGCACTTACCTGGcttcccatcaaagaacccacacaggggagaaaccacatagtTGCTCAGATTGTAGCAAAAGCTTTAGTGAAAAATCAGCACTTATTCAACACCAGAgagtccacacaggggagaaaccatataaatgcttcgagtgtggaaagagtttcagccgGAACAATATTCTTGTTTCACATCAAGTaactcacacaggggagaaaccatataaatgctcagagtgtggaaagagcttcaagtgGCGCACTTATCTTACTTCCCACCAAAGAAGCCATATGGAAGAAACTACATAG